In Psychrobacter immobilis, a single genomic region encodes these proteins:
- the trxB gene encoding thioredoxin-disulfide reductase: MATDNTAPRHEKLIILGSGPAGYAAAVYAARANLKPVMVTGMEVGGQLTTTTEVDNWPGDAHDLTGPALMDRMKAHAERFGTELVYDHINEVNLNVRPFELTGNNGSYTCDALIISTGASAQYLGLESETKFRGLGVSACATCDGFFYKDQKVAVIGGGNTAVEEALYLSNIAAEVTLVHRRDSLRSEKILQDKLFEKVKNGNIKIEWNHKVKEVVGDDMGVNGVIIESMIDGSTKQLDVFGMFVAIGHKPNTDLFKGQLDMKDGYLIVKSGLDGNATQTSIEGVFAAGDVADHVYRQAITSAGTGCMAALDAEKYLDAIGEATAADHTYASTLTADKEA; encoded by the coding sequence ATGGCAACTGACAATACTGCTCCACGTCACGAAAAACTCATTATCCTAGGCTCAGGCCCTGCTGGTTATGCAGCGGCTGTGTATGCAGCACGTGCCAACCTCAAACCTGTCATGGTCACGGGCATGGAAGTAGGTGGACAGTTAACCACCACCACTGAAGTCGATAACTGGCCGGGCGATGCGCATGACTTAACAGGTCCTGCATTGATGGATCGCATGAAAGCCCATGCCGAGCGCTTTGGTACTGAATTGGTTTATGACCATATCAATGAAGTCAATTTAAACGTGCGACCTTTTGAGCTGACGGGTAATAATGGTAGCTACACTTGTGATGCGCTTATTATCTCGACTGGTGCATCAGCACAATATTTAGGACTGGAATCAGAAACCAAATTCCGTGGCCTAGGCGTATCAGCGTGTGCAACTTGTGATGGTTTCTTTTATAAAGACCAAAAAGTTGCCGTCATCGGTGGTGGTAATACTGCTGTTGAAGAAGCCCTATATTTATCAAATATCGCTGCTGAAGTGACCTTGGTGCATCGCCGTGATAGCTTACGCTCTGAAAAAATCCTCCAAGATAAACTGTTTGAAAAAGTCAAAAACGGTAATATTAAAATCGAGTGGAATCATAAAGTCAAAGAAGTCGTCGGCGATGACATGGGCGTCAATGGCGTAATCATCGAATCTATGATTGATGGCAGCACCAAACAGTTAGACGTGTTTGGCATGTTTGTCGCGATTGGTCATAAGCCGAATACAGACTTATTTAAAGGTCAGCTGGATATGAAAGACGGCTATCTTATTGTCAAAAGCGGCTTAGACGGCAATGCCACACAAACCAGCATCGAAGGTGTATTTGCCGCAGGTGATGTCGCAGACCATGTCTATCGTCAAGCAATTACTTCTGCTGGTACGGGTTGTATGGCCGCGCTAGATGCTGAAAAATACTTGGATGCGATTGGCGAAGCCACAGCCGCTGACCATACTTATGCGTCAACATTGACTGCTGATAAAGAAGCCTAA
- the aat gene encoding leucyl/phenylalanyl-tRNA--protein transferase: MGNFSQYNNEHITPETLKSLGRYDFPDPLTVDPDGIGIVAVGGDLAAETLISAYAQGLFPWFNDDEPIAWWCPEPRCIMLPTDYKPSKSLRKQAGRSRWQLTLNQAFDDVIHACSLPRSDGNNDTLPEGEHTWIHSEMIDAYTELHAQGFAHSIEVWDDQQQLIGGLYGLKIGGIYFGESMFHVASNASKLAFWGLMRLCAQSKVELVDCQLPNEHLMSLGATTLPRADFLTQLDLLTANSTVKWQNNSHKPLAVSLLDTIEPWQLRLK; the protein is encoded by the coding sequence ATGGGTAATTTCTCTCAATACAACAATGAGCACATCACGCCTGAGACCTTAAAAAGTCTTGGGCGTTATGACTTTCCTGACCCTTTAACGGTTGATCCTGACGGCATTGGCATCGTCGCTGTCGGAGGAGATTTGGCAGCCGAAACATTGATTTCTGCTTACGCGCAGGGATTGTTTCCGTGGTTTAATGACGATGAACCTATCGCGTGGTGGTGTCCAGAGCCGCGCTGTATTATGCTGCCCACTGACTATAAGCCCAGTAAATCGCTGCGCAAGCAAGCGGGTCGCAGTCGTTGGCAATTGACCCTGAATCAAGCGTTCGATGACGTTATTCATGCTTGTAGTTTACCGCGTAGCGACGGTAACAATGACACGCTGCCCGAGGGCGAACATACTTGGATTCATAGCGAGATGATTGACGCTTATACCGAGCTGCATGCTCAAGGGTTTGCGCATAGCATTGAAGTTTGGGATGATCAGCAGCAGTTGATTGGTGGTTTATATGGCTTAAAGATAGGCGGTATTTATTTTGGTGAATCGATGTTTCATGTCGCATCGAACGCGTCAAAGCTCGCCTTTTGGGGCTTGATGCGTTTATGTGCCCAAAGCAAAGTCGAATTGGTAGACTGTCAGTTACCAAATGAGCATTTGATGAGCTTGGGTGCAACCACGCTACCACGTGCTGACTTTTTGACTCAATTAGATCTCTTAACGGCTAATAGCACTGTCAAATGGCAAAATAACTCTCACAAACCACTCGCCGTATCGTTACTTGATACCATAGAACCTTGGCAGCTTAGATTAAAATAA